From a single Lentisphaera profundi genomic region:
- a CDS encoding DegQ family serine endoprotease, with protein MKRILCFTAMALLASPAAIADEDIKKEISQLKQTSRAFAHVAKTVSPAVVQIRVEKDVERTRGGQNNSREDFMRRFFGQAPEQGERSDEPTQKRREEVGQGSGFIISKDGYVLTNNHVIGEADHIKVMLNDGREFEAKVIGKDPKSDVAVVKVDAKDLPVIELGDSDKLEIGEWVMAIGNPFGLSHTVTAGIVSAKGRNSVGITDYENFIQTDAAINPGNSGGPLVDLDSKVIGINTAIFSRSGGYMGIGFAIPINMVKKITEQLIANGAVTRGFIGIYMQELTAELAESFDVKAGILISQVSPDSPAEKAGLLSGDVIVKLKGKAIVNLAAFRNAIAMEKPGDKIALVIIREDKQKSVRITVGSREKVLAKTERFGLTIEQQNDTNTKQFGSNLPEGVIVTKVKAGSVAEDAGLRAGMVVAQVNRRLVTNLKEYNEAVSLNPERALFLVKVNGVSRYVLLKK; from the coding sequence ATGAAAAGAATCCTTTGTTTCACAGCGATGGCCTTGTTGGCAAGTCCTGCTGCTATAGCTGATGAAGATATAAAAAAAGAAATATCACAACTCAAACAAACGAGTCGGGCCTTTGCTCATGTCGCCAAAACCGTATCCCCTGCAGTCGTGCAAATACGTGTTGAGAAAGATGTGGAAAGAACTAGAGGTGGCCAAAATAACTCGCGAGAAGACTTTATGCGACGTTTTTTTGGTCAGGCACCTGAACAGGGTGAGCGAAGTGATGAACCTACTCAAAAACGAAGAGAAGAAGTGGGGCAAGGTTCTGGTTTTATTATATCTAAAGATGGCTACGTACTCACCAATAACCATGTTATTGGTGAAGCTGATCATATTAAAGTTATGCTAAATGATGGCCGTGAATTCGAAGCAAAAGTGATCGGTAAAGATCCTAAATCTGATGTAGCAGTTGTGAAAGTAGATGCGAAAGATTTACCAGTTATCGAATTAGGTGACTCAGATAAATTAGAAATCGGTGAATGGGTGATGGCGATTGGTAATCCTTTCGGTTTATCTCATACGGTTACAGCTGGTATAGTGTCGGCCAAAGGTCGTAATAGTGTAGGTATAACAGATTATGAAAACTTCATTCAAACGGATGCTGCTATCAACCCAGGTAACTCTGGTGGACCATTAGTTGACTTGGATTCAAAAGTTATTGGTATCAATACAGCGATATTTAGTCGTAGTGGTGGTTATATGGGGATCGGCTTTGCTATCCCTATAAATATGGTTAAGAAAATCACAGAACAGCTTATTGCTAACGGTGCAGTAACGCGTGGTTTCATTGGTATTTATATGCAAGAACTTACGGCAGAATTAGCAGAAAGTTTTGATGTAAAAGCGGGGATTCTAATTTCTCAAGTTAGTCCTGATTCTCCAGCGGAGAAAGCGGGTCTACTTTCTGGAGATGTAATCGTAAAGTTAAAAGGAAAGGCGATCGTAAATCTTGCGGCTTTTAGGAATGCAATCGCCATGGAAAAACCTGGTGATAAAATTGCTCTAGTCATTATCCGTGAAGATAAGCAGAAGTCTGTAAGGATTACTGTTGGATCAAGAGAAAAAGTTTTAGCAAAAACTGAAAGGTTTGGGCTTACTATTGAGCAACAGAATGATACTAATACTAAGCAGTTTGGTTCGAACCTTCCAGAGGGTGTCATTGTGACGAAAGTGAAGGCTGGGTCAGTAGCCGAAGATGCCGGTCTTAGAGCAGGCATGGTCGTTGCCCAAGTTAATCGTCGTTTAGTGACTAATCTAAAGGAGTATAACGAAGCGGTATCATTGAACCCAGAGCGAGCATTATTTTTGGTAAAAGTGAATGGTGTTTCACGCTATGTCTTATTGAAAAAATAA
- a CDS encoding Hsp20/alpha crystallin family protein yields MKTKIQPLVDIVDSGQLFNLYFDLPGVKESDLNIDIEDHVLSINAKQLIGDAESSAKCSEKYYECRYELGETINLEQIKAKIEQGVLKIDLPKIAKKSPTKIKIEVA; encoded by the coding sequence ATGAAAACAAAAATTCAGCCATTAGTTGATATAGTAGACTCGGGCCAGTTATTTAACTTATATTTCGATCTACCAGGAGTTAAAGAATCTGATCTCAATATTGATATAGAAGATCATGTACTTAGTATCAATGCAAAACAGCTTATTGGAGATGCGGAGTCTTCAGCTAAGTGTAGTGAGAAGTATTATGAATGTCGTTATGAATTAGGAGAAACAATAAATTTAGAGCAAATCAAAGCAAAAATTGAGCAAGGGGTTTTAAAAATTGATTTACCAAAAATCGCTAAAAAATCACCTACGAAAATTAAGATTGAAGTCGCCTAA
- a CDS encoding TolC family protein, with translation MKKYFVLISLTLLTQVCAEQLSLDKVSNLDLKLSDVRSLVIKNLSEIRNSEIRIQQTEATKDLRVSRFKTQGDISAGYENLFDSSDAYSFGFDEDEDERMNTSLKISQYLYGFGRKKWALEEGLAEVNLSRVQNAMIIRDLSFKARLNYWNYIFEQAGLEIANERLQLSQEEEQDTESLFEAGTLSRVDVLQTKVTKMQSLNTSRSQKSRLHESMIELASSIGLVNDTIKSSDALDPPQHMEKLLVQVKTLLDKSLEIALLEADSNVSQTKIEQVKSEYAPELYGLASAGVTGPHTDDLEDGWLVGVTLNWKILDGNQRNSRRLYQAKNILANQFSVKAEIRERTRIYLQLETQWDSLAEQIFNEKQALAFAEENYTIAREQYQAGLLTLLQVSDVNLQLVESRYRLLSIIYQMQVLRENLLYLKQ, from the coding sequence ATGAAAAAATACTTCGTTCTTATCTCCCTTACACTACTCACACAAGTCTGTGCAGAGCAACTCTCCTTAGATAAGGTCTCAAATCTGGACTTAAAACTCAGTGATGTTCGATCCTTAGTCATTAAGAATCTCAGTGAAATTCGCAATAGTGAAATCCGTATCCAACAAACTGAAGCAACCAAAGACCTACGTGTTTCTCGCTTTAAAACACAAGGTGATATTAGCGCGGGTTATGAAAACCTCTTTGATTCTAGTGACGCTTATTCTTTTGGCTTTGACGAGGATGAAGATGAACGTATGAATACCTCTTTGAAAATAAGTCAGTACCTCTATGGCTTTGGCAGAAAAAAGTGGGCTCTAGAAGAAGGCTTAGCAGAAGTTAATTTGAGTCGTGTACAAAATGCGATGATTATTCGCGACCTAAGTTTTAAAGCTCGACTCAATTACTGGAATTATATCTTTGAACAAGCAGGACTAGAAATCGCTAATGAACGACTCCAATTAAGCCAAGAAGAAGAACAAGATACCGAAAGCCTTTTTGAGGCCGGTACACTTAGCCGTGTCGATGTTCTCCAAACAAAAGTAACCAAGATGCAGTCGTTAAATACTTCTCGTTCACAAAAATCTCGACTCCACGAAAGCATGATTGAATTGGCGTCTTCCATTGGCTTAGTCAATGATACAATTAAATCTTCAGATGCCTTAGATCCTCCTCAACACATGGAGAAACTGCTCGTTCAAGTAAAAACCTTACTTGATAAGAGCTTAGAAATTGCTCTTCTTGAAGCAGATTCAAACGTTTCGCAAACAAAAATCGAACAAGTGAAATCCGAGTATGCACCAGAATTGTACGGTCTCGCAAGTGCTGGTGTCACTGGTCCTCATACTGATGACTTAGAAGACGGATGGCTTGTGGGAGTTACTTTAAACTGGAAAATCCTCGATGGTAACCAACGTAACTCACGCCGACTCTATCAAGCCAAAAACATTTTAGCTAATCAGTTTTCGGTTAAAGCAGAAATTCGCGAGCGTACAAGAATATATCTTCAGCTAGAAACTCAGTGGGACAGCCTAGCAGAGCAAATTTTTAATGAAAAACAAGCACTTGCTTTCGCAGAAGAAAATTATACAATTGCTCGCGAACAGTATCAAGCAGGTCTACTTACACTCTTGCAAGTGAGTGATGTCAATTTACAATTAGTCGAATCTCGCTATCGCTTACTCTCGATCATCTATCAGATGCAAGTACTTCGCGAAAACCTCCTCTACTTAAAGCAGTAA
- a CDS encoding nitroreductase family protein, with protein sequence MSSDIFKIISKRRTVKPANFTEQEIPEIILREILESANWAPNHGRTEPWRLTVFSGAGRQTFHDLIGKIYHQNPDVYPPEKLNKWQANAFLAPVIIAVGMKRTDGCKIPLVEELCAVAAATQNLLLCAEAHGVCSYWGSSISHLPGTAKELGLDGKDDCIIGFIHLGYPKEEVHDGMRKSAIDDKITWISE encoded by the coding sequence ATGAGTAGCGATATTTTTAAAATCATTTCCAAAAGAAGAACTGTTAAGCCCGCTAATTTTACTGAGCAAGAAATACCTGAAATCATTTTAAGAGAAATTTTAGAAAGTGCTAATTGGGCTCCGAATCATGGTCGTACAGAACCGTGGAGACTCACGGTTTTTTCAGGAGCAGGACGTCAGACCTTTCATGATCTCATAGGAAAAATATATCATCAAAACCCTGATGTTTATCCTCCTGAAAAATTAAATAAATGGCAAGCTAATGCTTTCTTAGCCCCGGTAATCATTGCTGTTGGAATGAAACGCACCGATGGATGCAAGATTCCCTTAGTCGAAGAGCTTTGCGCGGTAGCAGCTGCTACACAGAATTTATTATTATGTGCAGAAGCACATGGCGTATGCTCTTACTGGGGTTCCTCTATCTCTCATTTGCCTGGCACGGCAAAAGAACTCGGTCTTGACGGAAAGGACGATTGTATTATTGGCTTTATTCATCTTGGTTACCCAAAAGAGGAAGTTCATGACGGTATGCGCAAGTCGGCTATAGATGATAAAATTACTTGGATAAGTGAATGA
- a CDS encoding Hsp20/alpha crystallin family protein → MYKRKQVLMDPWASLDRIFNNFTHTQDSGQSELSPKVHSCKTEDALILNFELPGVDPEKIELNYKDDTLSLNAERKNPITSGNILRRERVQGNFERSLVLPFKVDEEKVQASYVNGILTVNLVKEATQKPKKIIIKAQGAA, encoded by the coding sequence ATGTATAAAAGAAAACAAGTTTTAATGGACCCATGGGCATCACTAGATCGAATTTTCAACAACTTTACTCATACACAAGACTCAGGTCAGAGTGAATTATCACCAAAAGTCCACAGCTGTAAAACTGAAGATGCCTTGATATTAAACTTTGAATTGCCAGGAGTAGATCCTGAAAAAATTGAGCTCAATTATAAGGATGATACCTTAAGTTTAAACGCAGAGCGTAAGAACCCTATTACATCAGGGAATATTTTAAGGCGAGAACGGGTACAAGGGAATTTTGAAAGAAGTTTAGTTTTACCATTCAAGGTCGATGAAGAGAAAGTTCAAGCAAGTTACGTAAATGGGATATTGACAGTGAACTTAGTTAAAGAGGCTACACAAAAGCCAAAGAAAATAATTATTAAAGCACAAGGAGCCGCATAA
- a CDS encoding efflux RND transporter permease subunit — MKNFISFFLKQSVLLNIIFVGMIIFSATIAIPNLPVEQFPNFTFGEVQISTMYPGSTPDEVERLVTEEIEDSLRGMEDLDYIKSTSQADRSNITVKFVDDTDYEALYNELRFRVMGIQNRLPTQNGEPLTPFFSEADVDEWLPVIQVNLISKKDQQALPKRTLVLLAKDLRLRLEQIDKVKKVLLLGDDMDQYVVALDPQKLDTHRVTLRDVAQQMRLSGQAPPSGSITTNSGENLIRIDQRYRNSEDIYSVTVRQDGEGNQITVGDLVLDEESGIRKLQGNLINSINAEDSTACKVLKLRSGNAFKIKDDVKQVVQSFQEDYKQYNFDVVYTLDTTNKIKDGLGVLSDSLVLSIIFVMYLLFIFLAQRSAKLTLIGTVLALTATAVSYSSDSRLLQALAIGILACFVMYVCRAAVLTISGIIFSFLGSLLIFYLTGQSINELTLLGFVLVSGIVVDDAIVVIENIQRHREMGKDIKKAVVDGTAEVFWPVLSATLTTMAAFLPLLLMTGSVGDFFSLVPIAVCTALAISIIECLILLPVHVIDLENLLGKEEAPETHKEESLDDFLTRDGIMGKLSRFYHRCLSWTLDHPLTSIFASGTLFCIAIFIMIMPAFGFTPILKLVFFPDNSSIMQVYVRMPGGTPLEDTDKVVRAISNKLLQKGGKRILNTTAQSGMLVDLDYKPVMSNQYGFIMAELPPKADRDFDDAASFIRDTRKELEEEFEINGIDLEVVAAKDGPPVGLPINVRVSGNNDATIMKVVKDIMAFLDDESTKSLKGIIDLKHDRQLRSNVLSFKIDRQKLAGLKLSEVEVQQFIADSLDGAYIADFRRSDEDIPLKLRLAQSQIQDPIDLMNIPFVNQADGKRVLFSDLGHFTSESVSSSLIRWDFQRIVTISGNLDEDTKIGALNVTAKINDWWKANRNNYPGTIISFGGESESTGKSYRSLASAFLLAVILIYGILASQFSSYLQPLLIMSNIIFSFTGVIIVMALLGLGSDMLPAGTIRPERSYFTVNGFMAMVGLTGLVINDAIVLINFINQRLRDGLPLKDALLTAGHQRMRPIMMTTFTTIAGLLPMAIGIPDFSIAWSPFATAFIAGLTVSTSMTLLVIPVLFEILERFRNIKFFNRFKNS; from the coding sequence ATGAAAAACTTCATTTCATTTTTTCTTAAACAAAGCGTATTACTCAATATCATCTTTGTGGGCATGATTATTTTTAGTGCCACTATTGCCATCCCTAATTTACCTGTTGAGCAATTCCCCAACTTCACTTTTGGAGAGGTTCAAATCTCCACTATGTATCCCGGCTCAACTCCTGATGAAGTGGAACGACTCGTCACTGAAGAAATCGAAGATAGCCTCAGGGGAATGGAAGATCTTGATTATATTAAATCAACTTCACAGGCAGATCGCTCAAATATCACCGTTAAATTTGTCGATGACACCGATTACGAGGCCCTATATAATGAGCTTCGCTTTCGGGTAATGGGAATACAGAATCGACTGCCTACACAAAATGGCGAGCCCCTAACGCCTTTCTTTTCTGAAGCTGATGTCGATGAGTGGCTTCCTGTCATTCAAGTCAATCTTATCTCTAAAAAAGATCAACAAGCCTTACCTAAACGAACTTTAGTTCTCTTAGCAAAAGATCTTCGTCTTCGTTTAGAACAAATTGATAAAGTCAAAAAAGTTCTCTTGCTCGGCGATGACATGGATCAATACGTCGTTGCACTGGATCCTCAAAAACTCGATACACACCGCGTCACTCTTCGCGATGTCGCCCAACAAATGCGCTTATCAGGTCAAGCACCTCCTTCTGGTAGCATTACCACCAATTCAGGGGAAAACCTTATACGAATTGATCAGCGCTACCGTAACTCAGAAGATATTTATAGTGTAACGGTCAGACAAGATGGTGAAGGCAACCAAATCACGGTAGGCGACCTAGTTCTAGATGAAGAGTCAGGTATACGCAAACTACAGGGCAATCTCATCAACAGTATAAATGCCGAAGATTCGACTGCCTGTAAAGTACTCAAACTACGTTCTGGAAATGCTTTTAAAATAAAAGATGATGTTAAGCAGGTAGTACAAAGTTTCCAGGAAGACTACAAGCAATACAACTTTGATGTGGTTTACACTCTAGATACTACCAACAAAATCAAAGACGGCTTAGGCGTCCTATCTGACAGCTTAGTACTCTCCATTATTTTTGTAATGTACCTATTATTTATATTTTTGGCTCAGCGCAGTGCCAAGCTCACTCTGATCGGTACCGTTCTAGCCCTCACTGCCACTGCAGTCAGTTACTCCTCTGACTCAAGATTATTGCAAGCTCTTGCTATTGGCATTCTCGCTTGTTTCGTCATGTATGTATGTCGTGCTGCAGTGCTCACGATATCTGGAATTATTTTCAGTTTCCTCGGCAGTCTTCTCATTTTTTATCTTACAGGACAATCCATCAATGAATTAACCTTACTAGGTTTTGTACTGGTTTCTGGTATAGTTGTAGATGATGCCATTGTTGTTATTGAAAATATCCAACGCCATCGCGAAATGGGGAAAGATATTAAGAAAGCAGTAGTCGATGGAACTGCGGAAGTTTTTTGGCCAGTCCTCAGTGCAACCTTAACGACTATGGCCGCCTTCCTTCCTCTATTATTAATGACCGGATCTGTAGGTGATTTCTTTTCACTTGTCCCCATAGCAGTTTGTACCGCTTTAGCTATTAGCATAATCGAATGCCTCATCCTACTTCCCGTGCATGTTATTGATTTAGAGAACCTCCTCGGGAAAGAAGAAGCTCCCGAAACTCATAAAGAAGAAAGTTTAGATGATTTTTTAACCCGTGATGGTATCATGGGGAAATTATCGCGCTTTTATCACCGCTGCCTAAGCTGGACACTCGATCACCCCCTCACAAGTATATTTGCGTCTGGCACACTTTTTTGCATTGCCATTTTTATCATGATTATGCCTGCATTCGGCTTCACTCCCATCCTAAAGTTGGTTTTCTTTCCAGACAATAGTTCGATCATGCAAGTTTATGTTCGCATGCCTGGCGGCACTCCTCTCGAAGACACCGATAAAGTGGTCCGCGCTATCAGTAACAAACTCCTTCAAAAAGGAGGGAAACGCATCCTCAATACAACGGCTCAATCTGGTATGTTAGTAGACCTAGATTACAAGCCTGTTATGAGCAATCAATATGGCTTCATCATGGCGGAATTACCTCCTAAAGCCGATCGTGATTTTGATGATGCGGCATCATTTATTCGCGATACTCGCAAAGAACTAGAAGAGGAATTCGAAATCAATGGCATCGATTTAGAAGTTGTTGCCGCAAAAGATGGACCTCCGGTTGGTTTACCGATCAATGTAAGAGTCTCGGGTAATAATGATGCCACTATCATGAAAGTTGTAAAAGACATCATGGCATTTTTAGATGACGAATCAACTAAAAGCCTTAAAGGAATCATTGACTTGAAGCACGATCGCCAATTGCGCTCAAATGTGCTCTCCTTCAAAATCGACCGACAAAAACTTGCGGGGCTCAAACTTTCTGAAGTCGAAGTTCAGCAATTTATTGCGGATAGCTTGGACGGTGCTTACATTGCCGATTTCCGTCGTTCAGATGAAGATATTCCTTTAAAACTCCGACTTGCCCAAAGCCAAATCCAAGACCCCATTGATTTAATGAATATCCCTTTTGTCAATCAAGCAGATGGCAAACGCGTTTTATTTAGCGACCTTGGTCATTTCACTTCCGAAAGTGTCTCGTCTTCATTAATCCGCTGGGATTTTCAACGCATTGTCACCATTTCGGGCAACTTAGATGAAGACACCAAAATCGGGGCTCTTAACGTCACGGCAAAAATCAATGACTGGTGGAAAGCCAATCGCAATAACTATCCAGGAACAATCATTTCATTTGGCGGTGAATCAGAAAGTACAGGCAAAAGCTATCGCTCCTTAGCTTCCGCATTTTTACTAGCGGTCATTCTCATTTATGGTATTTTGGCGAGTCAATTCAGTAGCTACCTGCAACCTCTATTGATTATGTCCAATATTATTTTCAGTTTCACGGGAGTTATTATTGTCATGGCCTTACTCGGATTAGGCTCGGATATGCTTCCTGCTGGTACCATTCGCCCCGAACGTTCCTATTTTACTGTTAATGGTTTCATGGCTATGGTAGGACTCACAGGCTTAGTCATTAATGATGCCATTGTTCTTATTAATTTCATTAATCAACGCCTTCGAGATGGCCTCCCTTTAAAGGATGCCTTACTTACTGCTGGTCATCAACGTATGCGACCTATAATGATGACTACCTTTACCACCATTGCGGGCTTACTCCCCATGGCCATTGGCATCCCCGATTTCAGTATAGCCTGGAGCCCCTTTGCTACTGCTTTTATTGCAGGCTTAACAGTCAGTACTAGCATGACTCTTTTAGTCATCCCCGTACTCTTCGAGATCTTAGAAAGATTTCGCAACATTAAATTTTTTAACCGTTTTAAAAATAGCTAA
- a CDS encoding SDR family NAD(P)-dependent oxidoreductase: MKVFITGVSSGIGLALAEEYIAKGHEVFGISRRPCPVKSVTWQSCDLAKLDSIESSLTSLLAAPNNIDLAILNAGILGGIQDLNDANVSQLKEVMDINLWANKVIIDYLCSNKTTAQIITLSSGAAVNGNRGWSGYSLSKAALNMMTSLYSKEFLETHFCAFAPGLVDTAMQDKLCSIEEIGNFSSLSRIQSARGTEGMPSPEHLAKKLPKLFEELKSRYTSGRFIDIRKMA; the protein is encoded by the coding sequence ATGAAGGTCTTTATCACTGGTGTAAGCAGTGGTATTGGCCTAGCATTAGCTGAAGAATATATTGCCAAAGGCCATGAAGTCTTTGGCATCAGTCGTCGCCCCTGTCCCGTTAAATCCGTAACCTGGCAATCCTGTGATTTAGCAAAACTTGATAGTATAGAAAGTTCATTAACTAGTTTATTAGCCGCACCAAATAATATTGACTTAGCCATCCTCAACGCTGGTATTTTAGGGGGAATTCAAGATCTCAATGACGCCAATGTTTCTCAGCTCAAAGAAGTAATGGACATCAATTTATGGGCAAATAAAGTTATCATCGATTATTTGTGTAGCAATAAAACTACTGCACAGATCATAACGCTCTCTTCGGGAGCCGCTGTTAATGGTAATCGTGGATGGAGTGGCTATTCACTTTCCAAAGCTGCGCTCAATATGATGACCAGTCTTTATTCCAAGGAATTTTTAGAGACCCATTTTTGCGCCTTTGCTCCTGGCCTTGTTGACACCGCCATGCAAGATAAACTTTGCTCTATTGAAGAGATAGGGAATTTCAGCTCTCTCAGTCGTATTCAAAGTGCACGCGGCACTGAAGGCATGCCAAGTCCCGAGCACTTAGCTAAAAAATTGCCTAAGCTTTTTGAAGAACTCAAAAGCCGATACACGAGTGGAAGGTTTATTGATATAAGAAAGATGGCCTAA